Genomic DNA from Panthera leo isolate Ple1 chromosome A1, P.leo_Ple1_pat1.1, whole genome shotgun sequence:
tACTGGCAATACTTTGTCCTTCAGGTACCCAGGGGACAACTCCAATATCTCCCATTACGAAAGCATCTCCTTCTAATTCCAGGGCCTGTGTTTGGAAGCAAAGACAACTTCCATGGCCTAGCCATCTTCTTGGACACATATCCCAATGATGAGACCACAGAGGTatgcctctgctctctccctcagaCAGGACAGGAAGGACTGGGCAgttggcgggggggtgggaaCCAAGACTTCTCTCTGGTCTCAGCACAAAAGGGGCCTCCAGGGATCAGGGTGGCGGGCTACCCCAGTGCCTCCCACAGGATGGGCTGGCCATAGAGTAACTGGTGTCTTGGTCTCAGCGTGTGTTCCCGTACATCTCGGTGATGGTGAACAATGGCTCCCTGTCCTACGACCATAGCAAGGATGGCCGCTGGACTGAGCTGGCAGGCTGCACGGCTGACTTCCGCAACCGCGATCATGATACCTTCCTGGCTGTTCGCTACTCCCGTGGCCGTCTGACGGTGAGCAGGCAGGATGGGGGCAGGTTATGCCTGTGCCAGTTCCGTGGAGGCTTAAGTTGATGGGCGGGCTTGGACCTGGCACGTACTTGACTTGCTGGCTGGCTGCAGGTGATGACCGACCTAGAGGACAAGAACGAGTGGAAGAATTGCATCGACATCACGGGAGTGCGCCTGCCCACTGGCTACTACTTTGGAGCCTCGGCTGGCACCGGAGACCTGTCTGGTGAGCATCTGGGCCGAGGGAGGCATTAAGTCTCAGTCTTGACCTTCCCTGGTCTGTCGGGAGCTTGTGACATAGTTGATAGCTTTCCTTCTTAAACTTCTTTCCTTTGGTTCCACACACACCTGGGTTTCTTCCTCTACTTTCTAGCATCTGGGAATGTTGTCACTCTTGGGGCTTTATTCCGTGAGCACTCCCTCAGCAGTCTTCCCCTCTGCAGCTAGGGGGCTGAGTATGCTACAGGGTCCCACATTTCCATCACCAGCCCAGACCTTTCCAGACCTTTCCAGACCTGTGTCACCCAACAGCCTGCTCAGCATCTCTGCCTGGATACCCAACAGGCATTTCAGCCTTCACATGCCAATAGCTGAAGCCCACATCTTGCCACCAAGACATAAATGGCACCTCTGTTACTCTAGTTGCTCAGTCCAAGACTTGGTGCCACTGTGGtctctattttttctctcatatGCCACCTCTTATCCTTTGGTGAGTCTTGCTGGGTTTGTCTTCTCAGGGCAGCAGACTACTTTTCCTCTCTTACTACTTGGCAGGTCCAGGCCATCATCTTCACTCTCTTGGACAACTGCAGGAGCCTCCCATGTGGTCCCCTCCTTCCACACCAGTTCCCCAGCAGTCTCTCCCAGTTCAGTCAGAACGATTCCATTAAAGCTCAAATGAGGTCTTGCCACTCCTCTCGTCTTCTGCAGAGTCAAGGCCCCTGTCTGTCCCAGTAGCGGTTGCTGGGCCCTGTGTGCCATGCCTCCCCTACCGCATCAGCCGTGACTCATGGCTTCCTGCTCCTTTACATCACTCTCAGCTCTTCTTCAGATACACCAGCGCCCTCCTGCTTTGGCCTTTTTACCTGTGCCTCATTCTTACCTCCTTCAGGTCTTGCTCAGATGTCACTTCCTCACTGGGGCCTTCCCTGATTCCCACATACCCCAGTCTCCTATGCACTCCTTACCACCtttcttggctttatttttcttcatagcatttaacCATCTTGGAATCTACcatgtaatttatttcattttctaggtATGCTTAACTGAATTGTAAGCTTCATAAAGTCAGGGCTCTTATCTTCTTTGGCCCACAGTGTGTCTGTATGCATTGGGATGCTGCTAGCCTATGCAAGCCTCGCTGGGCCACCAGGCCTGGGTGACACTTTATAGTGACCCTTGGCCATGGTTCTCAGAAGGCATCAGGGTCCTCAGAGGGCTGGCACCAAGCCCAGGGTCAGCTCTTGCTGACCAGAAGTGGGAAGCAACGTATAGGACCAGACAAAGGGCTTATTTATCCTCAGGATAGACGTTTCTGAGAGCCTCCCCTTCACCCTTGAAATGTCGAGGTTCCTAGAGAGTCCGTTGCTttggggttttaaaatttttcgtGTGGATAGTCTAATAAGTCCCTTTGCCCCTGTTACCCAGCTTTAGGTAATCATTACTTGCTCGTTGATTACTTGGTAATTAGTTACCAGCTGGATGTCAGTCTTGTGTCATAGTCCTTCATCTCAGGTTATCTGGAATTTCATTGGGTAGTATATCAGCATATGTCAGGAGAAGGTTCTGGAAACAAAGCCAGATCTGTGGCAGGTGAATGCTCTCTAAGGGTATTTGGAGAGGCCCAATAAAGAGTGTTGGAAATTGACTATCTACACAGTAGTGCCTGACCATTAATCAGAGAGTTGGGAATGCCGTCCTCTGCAGCAGGCGTCTCATGGGGAGTCACATGATGTAGTGgtctcttttcccttttaattctttttttgtttgtttattctgggAGAGCGAGTACacgcacggggggggggggggcagagagagagagggagacagggagacaggggatctgaagcaggctctgcgctgacagcagagagcgcaatgcagggatcaaactcacaaaccatgagatcatgacctgagccgaagttggacgcttaactgacggagccacccaggcacccctcttttcccttttataCATCTGAGACCATTGGGAATTTGAGAGTTGAAGGGATTTCCCCACGTTCACACCTAGGAAGGGCAGAGCTTGGGTGGAAACTCTGGTCGAACTTCAGAGTCAGGACTTGTCCCTGCGCCTCCGGGGCTGTGTGTGCTGGGCTCTGAGATACCACTTGGCTCTGCCTGACCCAGTTGCCAGGTCCTTGCTCTTTAGGCTGTCCCTTTTCCGGTTTCCACAGATTTCCTCTTGAAATGAGGCTTTTCCTCAGGTTCCAGTAGGTTAGCTGAACTGATGCTGGAATCAAGGGACCAGGACCCCTGTCTTGGCTCTGATCTCAACCTCTCCATCTCACAAATGGGGTGGTCACTTACTGTCAAGCAGAAGTTCTCTTCTGCCCATACCTGAGCCTTTCTCTAGTGTTTTCTGGGACAATCACTGCCCAGGTATTAGAGCCTCGCCCTCAGCTGGTTGCTGAGTCGTTCATCTGCATTCTGAACTTGGGTCTCTGATGGGAGCACCTGGcagctgcctgcctgcccctcGGGAAGATCAGACTTCTCAATTGGCTGTAGAATAACTTGCAGGTCCTTTTCTGGTACATACTATCTGCTGGGCAATCTGTCTCTGCTTTGTGtgtactttctcattttcttgccaTGATTACCAGGCAAGATGGATATTATAACCTGgatttacaaacaaggaaactgcCTCAGGATTTAGACCCAGGTGATTTTGACTGGAAAATCCATGCTTTTTTTctgtcctgcctcctcccaggtTTGTTAATGTTGAGTTCTAGAGGTATTCTAGCTCCTGGAATACCTGCTGGGGGTCACTGGGAAGAAAACAGACCCCTCACTAGGCAGGAGCAGAATTCTCCCTGTGGGACCTTGCCACTCTGAGGGACTGGAGCAGCAGCTTTTCTCTGGGGAAGGCCATGGGCCCTAAGGCAGTCTCCATGCTCCTTCTAAGCTAACTCTTGATCCTACAGACAATCATGACATCATCTCCATGAAACTGTTCCAGCTGATGGTAGAACATACACCTGATGAAGAGAACATTGACTGGACCaagattgagcccagtgtcaaTTTCCTCAAGTCGCCCAAAGGTATGTATGCAAGGCCCACCTGGGCCTGGGTGGCCTGGTATGGGGTTGCAGTGGGGCTGGCTTGGCTGAGTGTGTATGGTCTATTTGCTCTTGCTTGGTCCAGTTGTGATTGTGGCTTGGGGTCTTGAATCAGCAGCTAGTGCTAATGAGTAGATTTGTGAGCACCTGGTGCCTATTTCGGCTGGTGCTTAGTGCGGGGTTAATGGCCAGTAAAGCCAGAGGGGCCAGTTTGTTGGTATAGGTGGCATGCAGGGCATTCTGATACAACATGTGTGTGGTCTCAGTGAATGGCCTGGGAAGTAGGTGCTGCCACTAGCCAGGGCAACTGGTCTTCCAGGTTTCCTCAGCTAGAAAGAAGTAAAGACAAGAATCAACTTTGAGTTTTTGCAAAGCCCCAAAGCCTGGACTCTTTCCATGGTGCTAATTAGCCACCAGTCTCTCCTCACAGAGCAAGAGTTCTGGTTGAAGTGAAACTCCTATGTGTGTAGACATCCAAGAACCCTGAAGTTTGCCTATGGGCCAGGATGGGGGCACTGAGGAGCCTCTCAGCCTAGCCCAAGGTCACCATGTAGAGTGTGAGCCAGAGTGGAACCCAGCACTTAATGTGACCTCTCACTTTTTTAAGATTCATATTGCTTACAAATATCTCAGGGGCTAAACAAATCCTGCCGTGTACCCACTGTTTTTGCAACCTTTGATTGGAGAGTTTCTGGCTGAGGGCTTTCAGAGAATTCCTCTGCTCTGACCTACCCAGCAACCCAATAAGGTTGGCCAGGCAGGGCTTAACTCATTTGCAGACCTGTTGATCCATTTGCTGCTTTAGCAGATGGTTCCAGAGCTTTCATTCACTGCCTAGCCATGGGCTAGGTGCCGTCCTAGGGCTTAGTCTAGTgactgaggcagagaagggggcagaggaaaaCAGAGGCTGGTGGTGAGACCACGTCAGCAGGCCTGCCCTGGTTAGGTTGTGTGGGAAAGGATGACGTAGCTTGGCTCCTGCCTGGCATTGCAGGCCTCCTCCACAGTGAGGAGTGGAGGGCTAGGGCTGTGGCTCCAGAGGGAGGCCGAGTGGCAGGAACAGGGCCGAGGCTGCACAGGGCAGGAGGACTTGAGTCCAGATTCCTGTCCCTTCACCCACAGACTAGTGAACTTGACAAAGTCTGTTCCTGCTCTCAGCCTTCTCTAAAAGTGAGATTATGAGCTCCCCATCCCAGGGTAGTTGGGATTCCAGGAGAATATCTCATGTGTCAGGGCCTTGTTTCTGGTAGAATTCTTGATGTTAGCAAGCAGAGAAGTGGTGTGGCTGGAGAAGAAGGACAGGGGATGGAGGGCCTGGGAGATTCCCCCCCTAGGGACCATGGAATACATCCAGGTGTAAGTCAGGGCCGCTTTCGGCCAGGGCTGTGTCTCTCTAGGTCAGGATCTTGGACCACTGACTGCatggggccagggtggggcttgTGAACGCAGGTCTTGGGCTTGCCTTGTGCTGACTCAGGCTCTCCTGGGGAGGCCAGGAATTCGGTTTTCACCAGCCCCTTTCAGAGAAGACACCTGAGGCCTTGCTCCCTGGGAACCTCAGTCCCAGTGGGATTATTCCTGTGTCCATTCCTCCGCCCCTCTCTGGTATAGCTGTGAGCAGGACACAGGGCTGGCTGCGGCCTATTGCTCTGCTCAGTCCTGTTGGACTCCCTGTCTCCCGGGAGCCCGCCTGACCTCTCTCTCCACTTTACCACTTCAGctccccctctcttctcccccagaCAATGTGGATGACCCGACGGGAAACTTCCGCAGCGGGCCCCTAACGGGGTGGCGGGTGTTCCTGCTGCTGCTCTGTGCGCTCCTGGGCATCATCGTGTGCGCCGTGGTGGGGGCCGTAGTGTTTCAGAAGCGGCAGGAGCGGAACAAGCGATTCTACTGAGTGGCCGGCGCTCTGCTCTGGGGAAGGCCTGGTTTTGGGCCCCGGCACTAATGTGAACTTTTTTTTACTGagattgtaaaagaaaaacaagacgaCCTTATTTCTTAaccatttcaaagaaataattaaagtaTTTTCGTACATTTTGCTTCTTGCCCAGCAGGGATAAGCTGCAGGGCTGGGGAATAGGGTTTGGCATCCCCACACCTGGGGCAGAGGTCCTCACCCATCTCAGGAGCAGGGAGGAGTCTGTGCCTGGAGCTGGGCCCTGGCAGGTGGCTCTTGAACACTGGAGGGCCCCCCAACCACATTGTGGTGGGTGTCTGACGATGCAAGCAGTGATTTTgttctgtgtggtgtgtgttgGTGGAAAAGGAGGCTGACTGGGGAACCTGGGCCTTTCTGGTCACCCTCTGAGCTTCTTCCCAAGGCAGAGCCTCGAGTGAGGCTGGAGGAGCAATTTGGTGGGGCTCAGAGTGTGACCGTTTgctaaataaagtgaaataaccAACCTCAGCTGTGTTGACTGTCCTAAGgggcttgcttttcttttccttcaagtaACTTCCAGGTGGCCAGTGCTTTACAGCTCTCAGCCTCCTCCCCTCGGCCTTGCCACACAGCCCCAGGAGGCAAGTGCTGTGCTCCCTGTTCCCAGATGGGGAAGCACAGCTCTGGGAGGTCAAGCGAAACTTGCCCAGTGTCACATAGCATTTGAGGTCATGGGGATGGGGCCTTGTGCCATCTTCCACGTTCTCTGAGCCTCTCACTCTGGGCAGGGGAAGGTCCCACACAGAGGGTGGGACCAGTGCAAGCGAACTCTAGGGCACTCGGGCTAAGGGGGGCTTCAGGAAGATCTGGAAGGGATTTGTAGGTACAGAAGGACAGGTTGGGGTCGGTAATGGTATTCCCTTTGTGGTACCTCGAGGGGAGAAAGATGGCACAGGGAGTGGAAGAAAGCCGGCAGCTAAAAGGAAAGTACCATCATCTGGCAGCTTTCTTGGGTCTGTCTGTCCTGGCCATGGCCTGCCTCTGCTCTCCAGACTGTTCTTCGGTGCTCCTGACCCCGCCATGGAACAGTGTGTCCCCATCCATTCCGGAGCCATCTTCAGCatcttgcactttttttttttaatgttttatttatttttgagagagagagagagagcttgagcgggggaggagtagagagcgaggaagacacagaatccaaaacagactcctggctctgagctgtcagcacagagcccagtgcggggctcaaactcacggactgtgagatcatgacctgtgccgaagtcggatgcccaaccaactgagccacccaggtgcccccagcatctTCCACTTAAATGACATTTGAgtctccatcttttaaaaaaaaaaaattttttttttatgtttatttgggggaggggcagagagagagggagacccagaagccGAAACAGACtcctgtctctgagctgtcagcacagggcctgacacagggttcgaacccacagactgtgagaccatgacctgagcagaagttggatgctcaaccatctgagccacccaggcgccccaactctccattttaaaaacaagagcaaCCCTGTCTCCCTGTTGTAACCAGGCTTCTTATAATTAACATTCTTGATGAGATTCTTATAAAAAGTGGATAGAAGTAGATGTAAAGAGTAAGAACATATATTCCTGTCAATCTTTCACCCTCACTCCCCTGAGCTCTTCATTGATCTGTTCATGGTCTCTTATCCCTCTCGATGTGTCCTGTGTACACATAGGACCCGTCTTTTGGCAGGTGAGATGTCAAGAGATTGTTTATAAATTCACAGTGACAGAGAATTCTGAGCTGTGTTTTCTTCTCATGGGGCTGGGAGCCTGTTCATGAAGCTGTAAGAGAAAACATGATCTTCCttattgaaagaaatattttattgagcactttcccCAGAACAATTTCTTTACTTGAAAAGTAGCTAactttgagtgcttactatatatCCCAGGCGTGGTTCTGAGCAGTTGACACGTATTAACTCATTTCTCTCCACAACACTTAACCCACTTGGACATGAAAAATCTGCTAGGCTGGGTGGCTCCTGACTCACTGAGCATCTTCTTCCTTGGTGAGTGCCGTGTCTGTACTGACATGAATGACTGAGGCCTGGAATCTGGAACTCTCTGTGGCTGCTACAACCACCATAATCTGCACTACACTCGCCATATTTGGCCTTTAATTTTGGCCCTATCTTGGCCTTCCCTGAATTCCTGAATTATTAGGCAAATTGGCATCCTGTCCTGTATGGCTCTTGCCTTTGGCTGCATGTTGGAGACATCTGGAGAATGAAACTCAGTCCTCTGTGCTCTACAGTTTGGGTTTAAGAAGTAggtggggtgtgggcaggggcagTTTGAAAACAACCACGTTGGGTGGTTCAGATGAGCATATAGGCTTGAGAAGTGGCAGGTGTAGACTAGTGATTTGAAGGCTGATCTTGAAGTGGTCCTGGTCTCTTCTTGGCGGTCAGCGGCTTGTTTGCATCCCTTTCAAAGTTCAAACCTGGAGGTGCTTTCCTAGAAGGTTAGATTTGTGTTCTCACATCTGCTTTTTCATATATGTGGGTTCACGCTACTGTAATCTACATTTTTGCcacatgcatttattatttttaaatgtttatttttgaggggggtgaggggcaggaaagggggacagaggatccaagtcagactccaccctgacagcagctTCAGCACAgtgagcccactgtggggctcaaactcataaactacaatcatgacccaagccaaagtcggatgctcaaccgactgagccacctaggtgccctgtcACATGAGTTTAAAAACAGAGTTATTTCATCATATAGAAGTTAGATATAAATGTATATCCCTGTACCTGTTGTACAGCATGAGAAATGAAACGTGGCTGACGCATTTGCATCCTTCTTTGTCCCCTGCCCAAAATAGGTGCCCCCCCTCTTGGAGGTGATTGCTGcggattctgatttttttatgtttctttctttctttaatgttaaatttatttttgagagagagagtgcaagtggggaagggacagtgagagagggggacagaggatctgaagctgacaacagtgagcccaatatggggcttgaactcatgaactgtgagatcatgacctgagctgaagtccaatgctcaaccaactgagccacccaggtgcccctgattttatgtttcttaaaaatgttactgTAGAGGTATGTATCCCTAAACGCATAGTAGTGTTTTGCAttctaaaaaattacaaatggtaCACAGACGTATTCCTCAGCTCTTAAAATTCAGCACTGTTTGTGAATCTTTGCATTAGATGTGGCTCAAGATGTGGCATGAGTGGACTCCAGTTTCTCCATTTGGCCATTGCTGGATGTTTGGATGGTTTCCAGGTTTTTGCTCTTAAAATGCTGCTCTAAATGTTCTGGAGCCCATCTCCATCCATGCACAAGTGTGAGGAACTGCCGGGTTGTAACTTACTTGTAACTTATGTACATTCCAGTCTTACTGGTTGTCAGATTGGTCTTGTGGGTTGTATTCATTCTGCTCCCACCTTGGTGACTGAGATTCCCCCTGCCCATTTCTTAGCACGTGATATtatcaatgtttacttattgatgATCTGATAggtataaa
This window encodes:
- the LMAN2 gene encoding vesicular integral-membrane protein VIP36; this translates as MAAEGWIWRWGWGRRCPGRPGLPGPGPGPTTPLLLFLLLGPVVADITDGNSEHLKREHSLIKPYQGVGSSSMPLWDFQGSTILTSQYVRLTPDERSKEGSIWNHQPCFLKDWEMHVHFKVHGSGKKNLHGDGIALWYTRDRLVPGPVFGSKDNFHGLAIFLDTYPNDETTERVFPYISVMVNNGSLSYDHSKDGRWTELAGCTADFRNRDHDTFLAVRYSRGRLTVMTDLEDKNEWKNCIDITGVRLPTGYYFGASAGTGDLSDNHDIISMKLFQLMVEHTPDEENIDWTKIEPSVNFLKSPKDNVDDPTGNFRSGPLTGWRVFLLLLCALLGIIVCAVVGAVVFQKRQERNKRFY